The following coding sequences are from one Streptomyces sp. NBC_01485 window:
- a CDS encoding L,D-transpeptidase family protein — protein sequence MRPRVVAAAALVCASLLLLGAAPGTGAPSRPPLPLPARMADTGGGTQLITAVAPDAGATTGTLTWWELRDRRWVPAGSAPARFGANGLVEGASRQQGTNTTPTGLYGLPFAFGIEAAPRGTSYPYRPVRPDSWWCQDNDSRAYNRWTEPRPADCRAAESEHLVAYRTQYAHALVIGFNYGEPVHGRGAGIFLHVNGRGATAGCVSLPAGAMRRMLAWARPGKRPHIAIGTADGRTAISRY from the coding sequence ATGCGTCCTCGTGTCGTCGCCGCCGCCGCTCTCGTCTGCGCGTCCCTTCTGCTGCTCGGTGCGGCTCCCGGGACCGGCGCTCCCTCTCGGCCGCCGCTGCCGCTGCCCGCGCGGATGGCGGACACGGGCGGCGGCACACAGTTGATCACCGCCGTGGCCCCGGACGCCGGTGCCACCACGGGCACGCTGACCTGGTGGGAGCTGCGGGACCGGCGATGGGTGCCGGCCGGTTCCGCGCCGGCCCGGTTCGGCGCGAACGGCCTGGTCGAGGGAGCCTCTCGGCAGCAGGGCACGAACACGACGCCCACCGGCCTGTACGGCCTCCCGTTCGCCTTCGGCATCGAGGCCGCGCCGCGCGGGACGTCGTACCCGTACCGTCCCGTGCGCCCGGACTCCTGGTGGTGCCAGGACAACGACTCCCGTGCCTACAACCGGTGGACGGAGCCGCGGCCGGCCGACTGCCGGGCCGCCGAGTCCGAGCACCTGGTCGCCTACCGGACGCAGTACGCGCACGCGCTGGTCATCGGGTTCAACTACGGCGAGCCGGTGCACGGTCGCGGGGCGGGGATCTTCCTGCACGTCAACGGGCGTGGCGCGACGGCCGGTTGCGTGTCCCTGCCGGCCGGGGCGATGCGCCGGATGCTGGCGTGGGCCAGGCCGGGGAAGCGGCCGCACATCGCGATCGGCACGGCCGACGGCCGGACGGCGATCAGCCGGTACTGA
- a CDS encoding ferredoxin reductase family protein, producing MTTTIAGGRAARRQTMRRIRPRRSPAVPLLLAVWAGAAGVLWLWWANTPNVADDNSRILNAGRITGLLAGYLMALVVLQMARVPALERRVGSDRVARWHAMSGRYTLCLVFAHVFLIMWGYALQAGKTLGDIVQQTIDSINQLPDMGKAAIGTGLFLLIGLVSIGPVRRRMPYDTWYHIHLMTYAAVFLTFWHQITTGNDFAIEPTAKTVWYALYGSVTGLVVWYRIITPLRLNLRHRMYVEAVIEETPGIVSVLIGGRKLHRMGAEAGQFFRWRFMSPGMRFSSHPYSLSAAPRPELLRITVKAIGDHSAALRELQPGTKVWAEGPYGAMTASRRSRGKVLLVAGGVGITPMRALFETLPGAAGDITLLYRANSTQDLALWDELAKIADERGARLMYAVNSPDGERPDISAESLQRKIPDIDSHDVFMCGPNGFAQGVYEALRGAGVPARRIHHESFEM from the coding sequence GTGACCACCACGATCGCAGGCGGACGCGCCGCCCGCCGCCAGACGATGCGACGCATCCGCCCGCGCCGATCCCCGGCCGTCCCGTTGCTGCTCGCCGTATGGGCGGGCGCGGCGGGCGTGCTGTGGCTCTGGTGGGCGAACACGCCGAACGTCGCGGACGACAACAGCAGGATCCTCAACGCGGGACGGATCACCGGCCTGCTCGCCGGATACCTGATGGCGCTCGTCGTGCTGCAGATGGCGCGGGTGCCGGCGCTGGAGCGCCGGGTGGGGTCGGACCGGGTGGCGCGCTGGCACGCGATGAGCGGCCGGTACACGCTCTGCCTGGTCTTCGCGCACGTGTTCCTCATCATGTGGGGGTACGCGCTGCAGGCCGGCAAGACCCTCGGCGACATCGTCCAGCAGACGATCGACTCCATCAACCAGCTGCCGGACATGGGCAAGGCCGCCATCGGCACCGGTCTGTTCCTGCTCATCGGGCTGGTGTCGATCGGCCCGGTGCGGCGCAGGATGCCGTACGACACCTGGTACCACATCCACCTGATGACGTACGCGGCCGTGTTCCTGACGTTCTGGCACCAGATCACCACCGGCAACGACTTCGCGATCGAGCCGACCGCGAAGACCGTCTGGTACGCGCTGTACGGGTCGGTGACCGGGCTGGTCGTCTGGTACCGGATCATCACCCCGCTCCGGCTGAACCTGCGTCACCGCATGTACGTCGAGGCGGTCATCGAGGAGACGCCGGGCATCGTGTCGGTGCTGATCGGCGGGCGCAAGCTGCACCGGATGGGCGCGGAGGCCGGTCAGTTCTTCCGGTGGCGGTTCATGTCGCCGGGGATGCGGTTCAGCTCCCACCCGTACTCGCTGTCGGCGGCGCCCCGCCCGGAGCTGCTGCGGATCACCGTCAAGGCGATCGGCGACCACAGCGCGGCGCTGCGCGAGCTGCAGCCCGGCACGAAGGTGTGGGCCGAGGGTCCGTACGGCGCGATGACGGCGTCCCGGCGCAGCCGCGGCAAGGTGCTGCTGGTGGCCGGCGGGGTCGGCATCACGCCGATGCGCGCACTGTTCGAGACGCTGCCGGGCGCGGCCGGTGACATCACCCTCCTCTACCGCGCCAACAGCACCCAGGATCTGGCTCTGTGGGACGAGCTGGCGAAGATCGCCGACGAGCGCGGGGCGCGGCTGATGTACGCCGTCAACAGCCCCGACGGGGAGCGCCCCGACATCTCGGCGGAGTCCCTCCAGCGGAAGATCCCCGACATCGACAGCCACGACGTCTTCATGTGCGGACCGAACGGCTTCGCCCAAGGGGTGTACGAGGCACTGCGCGGCGCCGGGGTCCCCGCCCGCCGTATCCATCACGAGTCGTTCGAGATGTGA